In Quercus robur chromosome 11, dhQueRobu3.1, whole genome shotgun sequence, the following proteins share a genomic window:
- the LOC126705246 gene encoding putative disease resistance protein RGA1: protein MSHITHSFVPPQIVIGRDDDKKQIINLLMQQDADRNVSVIPIVGFGGLGKSTLAKLVYYNEGVVSHFQLRMWACVSEDFNVTTLIQEILKFANVTIDENLCIDQLQIHLREHIKDNKFLLVLDDVWNEDDNKWSELIGLLLGGCIGSKIIVTTRNSSVAIITGITPTYDLKGLPPKDSLSLFVKFAFKEGHDQYPNLLEIRKEIVRKCKGIPLAIKTIANILYSKVDEDEWKFVRDNEIWNL from the coding sequence ATGAGTCACATAACCCACTCCTTTGTTCCTCCTCAGATTGTCATCGGTAGggatgatgataaaaaacagaTTATAAATCTTTTGATGCAGCAAGATGCTGATAGAAATGTCAGTGTAATTCCTATAGTTGGTTTTGGAGGTTTGGGGAAAAGCACACTTGCCAAGTTGGTATATTACAATGAAGGGGTAGTTAGTCATTTTCAATTGAGAATGTGGGCATGTGTGTCTGAGGATTTTAACGTTACAACTCTAATACAAGAAATCCTTAAATTTGCAAATGTTACAATTGATGAGAATTTGTGCATAGATCAGTTGCAAATTCACTTAAGAGAACatataaaagataataaatttcTTCTTGTCTTGGATGATGTTTGGAATGAGGATGATAACAAATGGAGTGAACTGATAGGTCTGTTACTTGGTGGTTGCATTGGAAGTAAAATTATAGTGACAACACGAAATAGCTCTGTTGCTATTATTACAGGCATAACTCCCACATACGACCTAAAAGGTCTACCCCCAAAGGATAGTTTGTCTTTGTTTGTGAAATTTGCATTTAAGGAAGGACACGATCAATATCCAAACCTCttagaaattagaaaagaaattgttagaaaatgTAAAGGGATCCCATTGGCAATAAAGACTATAGCTAATATACTTTATTCAAAAGTTGATGAAGATGAGTGGAAATTTGTGAGAGATAACGAGATATGGAATTTATAA
- the LOC126707198 gene encoding lysine histidine transporter-like 8: MGEMGEPDYRQVMPLSPSPSPSNTKTIEGLMEVITIKDSTDPSKESTTISTNLQGHRKNLQEAWLPITESRNGNSIYAMFHLLCSGIGFQALFLPVAFATLGWAWGIICLSLAFAWQLYTIFILVQLHELVPGIRYSRYLQLAIVSFGPKLGKLLALFPVMYSSGGACVLMIINGGHTLDLLFKTICDFEATCHVQSLTGTEWFLVFACVAILVAQLPNLNSMVGVSLIGAITAIGYCTLILVLSITKGRPIDISYGQFDVVKSNMEKISDILNALGIIALAFRGHNLILEIQGTLPSNQRHTSYKPMCAGVTISYIVIAMCQFSLAIVGFWAYGNKVPFSGGLLSAFSQIHGANTSKLIMGSIYLLVLVNYLCGFQVYAMPVFDNLEMRYTTKKKKPCPKWVRTCLRIFFGGVAFFVAVAVPFLGSLAPLIGGMVLPMTFAYPCFMWIAMKKPQPNGVVWSINFWLGCLGIVFSVLIVIAAAWTLADKGLNANFFRP, from the exons ATGGGAGAAATGGGGGAACCAGATTATAGACAAGTGATGCCTCTCTCACCTTCACCTTCACCTTCCAATACCAAAACAATAGAAGGGCTAATGGAAGTGATAACCATTAAAGACAGTACTGATCCCTCAAAAGAGAGTACTACTATATCTACCAATTTGCAAGGTCACCGGAAGAATCTACAGGAAGCTTGGCTCCCCATCACAGAGTCCAGGAATGGCAATTCCATTTACGCAATGTTTCATTTACTCTGCTCAGGGATTGGATTCCAAGCTCTTTTTCTTCCCGTTGCATTCGCAACACTTGGATG GGCTTGGGGAATCATATGTTTGTCACTAGCATTTGCATGGCAGCTCTATACCATATTTATTTTGGTCCAATTACATGAATTAGTTCCGGGAATTCGCTATAGCAGATACCTCCAACTTGCTATAGTTTCTTTTG GTCCAAAACTAGGGAAGTTGCTTGCATTATTTCCAGTGATGTATTCATCAGGGGGTGCCTGTGTCCTTATGATTATTAATGGAGGTCACACCTTGGACCTCTTATTCAAAACCATATGTGACTTTGAGGCCACATGCCATGTCCAATCATTGACAGGTACAGAGTGGTTCTTGGTGTTCGCATGTGTAGCAATACTTGTAGCCCAACTACCAAACCTAAACTCGATGGTTGGGGTGTCTCTAATTGGGGCCATTACAGCCATTGGATATTGTACATTGATTTTGGTTCTCTCAATCACCAAGGGTAGGCCCATAGACATATCCTATGGTCAATTTGACGTGGTGAAATCTAACATGGAAAAAATTAGTGATATATTGAATGCCCTTGGAATCATTGCCCTTGCATTCAGAGGGCATAATCTTATCCTTGAGATACAG GGAACATTGCCTTCAAATCAAAGACATACATCGTATAAGCCAATGTGCGCAGGAGTGACAATATCATATATAGTAATCGCCATGTGCCAATTTTCCCTCGCAATAGTTGGATTTTGGGCATATGGAAACAAG GTACCATTTAGTGGGGGATTGTTGAGTGCATTTTCACAAATCCATGGAGCCAACACCTCAAAGTTAATTATGGGCTCAATCTATCTGCTGGTATTGGTGAACTATTTATGTGGATTCCAAGTTTACGCCATGCCAGTTTTTGACAACTTGGAAATGAGATACacaacgaagaagaagaagccgtGCCCAAAGTGGGTTCGTACATGCCTTCGCATTTTCTTTGGAGGGGTGGCTTTCtttgtggctgtggctgtgcCATTTTTGGGAAGCCTAGCACCTCTAATCGGAGGTATGGTATTACCTATGACTTTTGCTTATCCATGTTTCATGTGGATTGCAATGAAGAAACCTCAACCAAATGGTGTGGTTTGGTCTATAAACTTCTGGCTTGGTTGCCTTGGCATTGTCTTCAGTGTTCTAATAGTTATTGCAGCGGCTTGGACCTTGGCTGACAAAGGCTTAAATGCCAACTTCTTTAGGCCTTAA
- the LOC126707200 gene encoding lysine histidine transporter-like 8, with the protein MAEPNYRKVMPLPASPPNTKTLGELMQMIIIIDSEPSKDVTTSASLQGYQHNPQEAWLPITESRNGNTFFAAFHLLCSGIGLPALLLPVAFVTLGWAWGIICLSLAFAWQLHTIFILVRLHESVPEIRYSRYMHLAIVSFGPKLGKLLALFPVLYNSGGMCIILIITGGRTLDLIFKTLCDRDAMCHAKSLTNTEWFLVFTCLAILIAQLPNLNSVAWVSLIGAITVILYSTLIWALSITKDRPIGISYGQSDKLKSNMEKFSDVLNALGIIALAFKGHNVILEIQGTLPSSPKQTSYKSMCIGVTISYIVIAMCQYPLAIAGFWAYGNKVPYTGGQGLLIAFSQIHGPNTSKLIMTSIYLLVLVNCLCTFQVYAMVVFDNLEVRYTSKKNQPCPRWVRTCLRIFYGGLAFFLSVTFPFLGSLAPLVGGATLPLTFAYPCFMWIAMKNPRPNGLVWFINMGLGCFGIVLTILIVIAAAWTLADKGLKANFYKP; encoded by the exons ATGGCAGAACCAAATTATAGAAAAGTTATGCCTCTCCCAGCTTCACCTCCCAATACCAAAACCCTGGGAGAGCTAATGCAAATGATAATCATTATAGATAGTGAACCCTCAAAAGATGTTACTACATCTGCAAGTTTGCAAGGTTATCAGCACAATCCACAGGAAGCTTGGCTTCCCATCACGGAGTCCAGGAATGGCAACACCTTTTTTGCAGCGTTTCATTTACTCTGTTCAGGAATTGGATTGCCAGCTCTTTTGCTTCCTGTTGCATTTGTCACACTCGGATG GGCATGGGGTATAATATGTTTGTCACTAGCATTTGCATGGCAACTTCATACCATATTTATTCTCGTTCGACTCCATGAATCAGTTCCTGAAATTCGCTACAGCAGATACATGCACCTTGCAATAGTTTCTTTTG GTCCAAAACTAGGGAAGTTGCTTGCCCTATTCCCTGTATTATACAATTCAGGGGGTATGTGTATCATTCTAATTATTACTGGAGGTAGGACGTTGGACCTCATATTCAAAACCCTATGTGATCGTGATGCCATGTGTCATGCTAAATCATTAACAAATACAGAGTGGTTCTTGGTGTTCACATGCTTAGCAATACTTATAGCCCAACTACCAAACTTGAACTCTGTAGCTTGGGTGTCTTTAATTGGGGCCATCACAGTCATTCTATATTCTACTTTGATTTGGGCTCTCTCAATTACCAAAGATAGGCCAATAGGCATATCCTACGGTCAGTCTGACAAATTGAAATCTAACATGGAAAAATTTAGTGATGTGTTGAATGCACTTGGGATCATAGCCCTTGCATTCAAAGGACATAATGTTATCCTCGAGATACAG GGAACGTTGCCTTCAAGTCCAAAACAAACATCCTATAAGTCAATGTGCATAGGGGTGACAATATCATACATAGTAATCGCTATGTGCCAATATCCCCTTGCAATAGCTGGATTTTGGGCTTATGGAAACAAG GTACCGTATACTGGAGGACAAGGACTGTTGATTGCATTTTCACAAATCCACGGGCCAAACACCTCGAAGTTAATTATGACCTCAATTTACCTACTTGTATTGGTGAACTGTTTATGTACATTCCAAGTTTACGCCATGGTTGTTTTTGACAACTTGGAAGTTAGATACACAAGCAAGAAAAATCAGCCATGCCCAAGATGGGTTCGCACATGCCTTCGCATTTTCTATGGAGGGttggctttctttctttctgtgaCTTTCCCATTTTTGGGAAGCCTAGCACCTTTAGTTGGAGGTGCTACATTGCCTTTAACTTTTGCTTATCCATGTTTCATGTGGATTGCAATGAAGAATCCTCGACCaaatggtttggtttggtttataAACATGGGTTTAGGTTGCTTTGGCATTGTCTTGACTATTCTAATAGTTATTGCAGCGGCTTGGACCTTAGCTGACAAAGGCCTAAAAGCCAACTTCTACAAGCCTTAA